The region GCTAGATGTTGGTACTGGAAGTGGTATCTTAGCTATTGGTGCATCAAAACTTGGTGCAGTTGTTGATATTTGTGATACAGATGAAGTTTGTATAAAAGATACAAAAACAAATTATAATTTAAATAATGCTATATTTAACAACTCTTGGATAGGAAGTGTAAATAAAGCTGAAAAAAAATATGATTTAGTGATAGCAAATATTGTAGCTGACGTTTTGGTATTTATTGCGTCAGATTTAAAGAAATGCTTAAAAGAAGATGGTATTTTAATAATATCAGGGATATTGGATAAACATATTGATAAGGTTTTAAGAAAATTTCAAGATGTGAAACAGTTAAAAGTAATTCATAAAAATGAATGGGTAACTGTAGTATTTAAAAAATAAAGGGAGTAAGATTTATATGAGTGATAAAAACAATAAAAATGGTGGAGATAATAACAACAACTTTTTTAACAACAATCCACTTTTAGTTTTTGTAATTTTTTCAATAGTTACAATTTTTGTTTTTAAGGCTGTATTTCCAGAAGGAAACGGCCAATCAATAATGGGACAAAATTCAAGTATGTCTAGTTTTGGTCAAACAAAAAACAAAACAGTACCATATTCTGATTTGAAAAAATTAATTAATAATGGTGGAATAGAGTATGTTGGTATAGGTAATACTCAAATAAAAGCAGTAGGTAAGCCTTCAGGTGGACAAGTTACTACCTATACAGCTAGAAGAGTAGTACCAGATGATACTTTAATTCCAAGCTTAGAAGAAAAGGGTATTGCATATGGTGGAATCAATGAAGAGAATCTAATTGCAGATATTCTTTTTGGTTGGGTTTTACCAATTTTTATTTTCTTTGCAATTTGGATGTTCCTAGCTAGAAGAATGTCAAAATCTATGGGTGGAGGTTCAGGAGGAATTCTTGGAATCGGAAGCTCTAAAAAAATGATTAATTCTGAAAAACCAAATGTTACTTTTGATGATATGGCAGGAAATCATGAAGCAAAAGAGGAAGTTCAAGAAGTTGTTGATTTCCTTTCAGCTCCAGAAAGATATATTAAACTTGGTGCACAAATTCCAAAAGGTGTATTATTAGTAGGACCTCCGGGTACAGGTAAAACTTTACTTGCAAAAGCAGTTGCAGGAGAGGCTGACGTACAGTTCTTATCAGTTTCAGGTTCAGCTTTTATTGAGATGTTTGTTGGGGTTGGGGCTAGTAGAGTTAGAGACCTTTTTGAACAAGCAAAAAAAGTAGCACCTGCAATTATCTTTATTGATGAGATTGATGCTATTGGTAAAAGTAGAGCTTCAGGTGGTCCAATGGGTGGAAATGATGAAAGAGAACAAACTCTAAACCAACTTTTAGCTGAAATGGATGGGTTCTCAACTGAATCAGCACCTGTTATTGTACTTGCTGCTACAAATAGACCAGAAGTTTTAGACCCAGCGCTATTAAGACCAGGAAGATTTGATAGACAAGTTCTTGTTGATAAACCTGATTTTGAAGGTAGAAAAGAGATTTTAAATGTACATATTAAAAATGTTAAATTAGGAAAAGATGTAGATTTAGAAGAGGTTGCTAGAATGACAGCTGGACTTGCAGGTGCAGATTTAGCGAATATTGTAAATGAAGCTGCATTATTAGCAGGTAGGGCTTCAAAAGAAGAAGTAAATTATGAAGATTTCAAAGAAGCTGTTGAGAGACAAATTGCAGGACTTGAAAAGAAATCAAGAAGAATCTCTCCAAAAGAGAGAAAAATTGTTGCTTACCATGAATCTGGACATGCAGTAATTGCGGAGATTACAAAAGGTGCTAAAAAAGTAAATAAAGTATCTATTGTACCAAGAGGACTTGCAGCACTTGGTTATACTTTAAATACACCAGAAGAAAACAAATACTTAATGCAAAAACATGAGCTTATAGCTGAAGTTGATGTTTTATTAGGTGGACGTGCTGCTGAGCAAGTATTTATTGGCGAAATTTCAACAGGTGCTGGAAATGACCTTGAAAGAGCAACTGATATTATAAAATCTATGGCAACTATATATGGTATGAGTGATATTGCAGGTCTAATGGTTTTAGAAAAAAGACAAAACCAATTCTTAGGTGGACAAACTCAAAAAGACTTCTCTGATGAGATGGCAAAAAATCTTGATGAATATGTTAAAAATGTTTTAAATGAAAGATATGAAGCTGTATTAAAAGCATTAGAAGATAACAAAGATGCAATAGAAGAGATGACAAAAGAGCTTCTTGATGTTGAAGTTATTACAGGTCAAAGAGTAAGAGATATCATTAAAGATCATGGTGGAGAAGTATTTGAAGAAGAGGATTTACATACAGAAGCATTAAATGAAGAGGAAAACTCTGAAGATGTAACTGAAGAATCTGAAACTGAAACAACTGAAGAGTCTTCAACTGAAGTTAATGAAGAAAACTCAACAAAAGATGAAGAGATTTCATCAAATGAAGATGAGATAAAAGAAGACAAAAAAGACTAATCATGTATGATAGTTTTGTTGCAAAAGAGGGTAAAGGAAAGATTCAAATACTATTTTTATTATTAGTATTTTTCTATATAATAGATTGTGAATTTTTATCATTTATATCTTTTGTAGCACTACTATTTACAATATATATCTACAGGTTTAAGTTTGTAGATATAACTACTTTGAAAATTGATGAGATATATTCTCCTATAGATGGTGAAATCGTATCTATTGATACTAATGGGTTCAAAAAAAGTATAACTATTGATGTTTCTATTTTAGATACTCATATTTTAAGAAGCTTAGATACATCAAAAGTACAATTTATTTCTAAAAAAGGAACAAATCTACCTTTAGGTTCATACAAAGCAAAAAAACTTAATGAAACTCTTGAAATCAAATATGAAAATATGAAGATGAAATTAATCTCGTCTTTATTTAATCCCACTTTAGATTTTCACAAAAAAGAAACTTATAAAAAAGGTGAAAAAATAACTATATTTATCCATGGGCAAATAATTATTGATTTTGAATCAAACCTTGAAATTAATGTTTCAGTACATGATAAAGTAATATCTGGGAAAACTGTTATTGCTAAAAAATTAAAAAACTCTTGACAAACAATATTTAAATATATATAATACACCACTAATTTAATAGGAGAGTCTAATGAAAATATTTGATTTTTTCAACAACCATTTCATAAAAAGTGTTAACACTCTTCTGCTTCTTACAAAATCACTCTAATATTTAAACAATAAATAACAAAAATCACAACTTAAGAATATAGGTTTACTTTTTTTACAATAAAAAAAAGGTATAATATGTCACTTTACAAGGGTAATAAAATGGATAATAATAAAATATACGTATTTGATACAACATTAAGAGATGGAGAACAATCTCCTGGCTGTTCAATGAACACAGAAGAGAAGATTAAAGTTGCTTTACAATTAGAAAAATTGGGTGTAGATGTCATAGAAGCAGGTTTTGCGGCTGCAAGTCCAGGAGACTTTGATGCAGTTAGCAGAATTGCAGAAGTTGTTAAAAAATCAAGTATCTGTTCTTTGAGTAGAGCAGTTGAAAATGATATTAAACAAGCTGGTTTAGCGGTACAAAATGCTCCTTTACATAGAATTCATACCTTTATTGCTACTTCACCAATTCATATGAAATATAAATTAAAAATGAGTGAAGATGAAGTTATCAAAAGAGCAATTCATGCTGTAGAATATGCAAAAACATTTGTTGATGATGTTGAGTTTTCTTTAGAAGATGCAGGAAGATCTGAAATCTCATTTATGAAAGAGGTTATGGATGCTGTAATTGGTGCAGGTGCATCAACAATTAACTTACCAGATACAGTTGGTTACAGATTACCAACAGAATTAGGTGCAATGGTTAAAGAGTTATCTGAATTTGCAGGAGATAGAGCTAGAATCTCTGTACACAATCACAATGACTTAGGATTAGCAACAGCTAATACTTTAGCAGCAGTTATGAATGGTGCAAGACAAATTGAGGTTACAATAAATGGTTTAGGTGAAAGAGCAGGAAACTCAGCTTTAGAAGAAGCAGTTATGGCTATAAAAACAAGAAAAGATGCATTTGGTGGATTATACACAGATATTAATACACCTGAGATCTACCCCACTTCAAGATTAGTTGCAACTATTACAGGTGTTGAACCACAACAAAACAAAGCAATTGTTGGTAAAAATGCTTTTGCTCACGAAAGTGGAATTCACCAAGATGGTGTTTTAAAACATCAAGAAACATATGAGATTATGAAACCTGAAGATGTAGGTGTATTTAAAGATTCTACATTAATTTTAGGAAAACACAGTGGTAGAGCTGCATTTAGAGATAAAATTAACCAATTAGGTTTTGATAAAGTTTCAGAAGAAGAATTAAACGCAGTATTTGAAAAATTTAAAGTTTTAGCAGATAAGAAAAAAGATGTTACAGATGATGATGTAAGAATGTTAATCACAGATGAAGCATTAAACTCTGACAAAACTTATGAGTTAGTTGGATTACAAATCTCAGATTGTTCAAATGGTATGCCAATGGCAGCTGTAACTATTAAGTACAAAGATCAAATTATGCAAGATGCAAATATTGGTGATGGTACAATGGATGCAATCTTTAAAACAATAGATAGATTAACAGGTTATGATGGTCAATTAAAAGATTATAAAGTTTTATCAGTAACAGAAGGTAAAGATGCCTTAGCAAAAGTTACAACAAGAGTTTCTTTTGATGATAAATCACCAGAGTTTGTTGGTCATGGTTTAAGTATTGATACTATGTTAGCAACAGCAAGAGCTTATGTTGGTGCAGTTAATTCTTATCTTTCTCAAAAAGAGAGATTAGCAAAAAAGACTGAGCATCAAGTATAAAGTACAAGGGATTCTTCCCTTGGCATAAATATATGAAAAATATTATAGTAAATGGCTTTTATAAATTAGACTCTTCACTTAAGTATACTTCTTTTAAAGAATTTACAAGAAATATACTTGAAAACAATCACTACAAATATAAAAAATATTTCGATTTCTGTATGATTTTTTTGGTTTTAAGTACCATTGGAATTTTAATCTATGAAGTAAATCATACAAAAGTTGAAGTGTTAAATACTTATGAATATTTTGCAATAGTTATATTTCTTTTTGAATGGATAGGAAGACTCTGGGTTTATAGTGATGTAAGAAAAAGAGTAATTTTAGATTATGAAGAATCACTTTTTTTAGCAAAAGATTATAAGTTGTCGAAATCTTTAAAAAAGGCTTTTAAAGAGAAACTTGAATTTATCTTTTCACCTATGTCAATTATAGATTTATTGGCAATCCTGCCAGCATATAGACCTCTTAGAGTTTTAAGAATATTTTTACTATTTAGATTATTTAAAATTATCAGATACACAAGTTCTTTAAAAGAGTTTTTAAATATTTTTGTTGAAAGAAAATTTGAATTATATACTTTAGCAATCCTAAGTGGTATTGTTATATTTTTTGGTTCAACAATTATGTTTGTATATGAGGGACCAGAAGGTGTAAATGACAAAGTAAATCATTTTTTTGATGCAGTTTATTGGTCACTAATTACAATCTCAACGGTTGGTTATGGAGATATTGTTCCTATTACTCCTGAAGGAAAATTTGTAACTTTAATACTTGTTATAAATGGTTTTTTAGTTATTGCTTTTAGTACCTCAATTGTTACAACTGCTTTAGCCCAAAGAATGGAAACTATAAAAAAGAATAGAGTTAAAAATGAAGTTAACAAGTTAGAAGAGTTTGTAATTATTTGTGGTTACGATATTATGGCAAAAAATCTAGTAAGGGAACTTACAAAACATAAGAAAAAAGTTTTAATAATAGATGATGATGAAAATAGTATAAATTTAGCTCAAAATGACAATCTATTAGCAATCTTAGATGATCCTACAAATATGGATTTTCTAAAAAAAGTGGGTGTAGGTGAGGGTGCTTCTACTATTATTACTTTAAGTGAAGATGATGCTACCAATCTTTCAATAGTTTTAGGAGCTAGAGCATTAGATAGCAATATAAAAATTATAACCCTAGTAAATGACCCCGAAGTAGAAAATAAATTAAAACTTGCAGGAGCAGATTTTACAATAAATTCAAATGAGATAAGTGCTTATGTTGCGGGGGAATATATAGGACAGCCTGTTGCTTTTGAAGCAGTAGATGGTATTTTATTAAATGATGAAATCTCTGCAGAAGTTGATGAGATAGAAATTGTAGAAGAGATGAATATTTTAAACAAAGATATAAATTTGATAAACTTTGAAAACTATAATTTAACTCTAATTGGTATAATAAATAATTCAAATAAATATGAATTTATATTTAATCCTGTAAATATAAACTACACATTAAAACAAAAAGATATATTAATTGTAATTGGCTTTAAAGAATCACTAAAAGAGTTAAGAAGTGATTTATTAACAAAAGATTTTTAAAAGAGAAAAATGAAAAAAAGTGTTGTAATCTACGGATATTCCATATTAGGCTCTAAAATAGCAAAAGTGCTAGATGAAAAGGGTTATAAAGTCATTGTAATAAGTTTTGTAGATGAACAAGTTATAAAAGCAAAAAAAGATGGATATGAAGTTATAAATTCAACACTTCTAAATGATGATGAACTATTAGAAATAGGAATAGGAAAAGATGTTGATTCTTTATTTTGTGTAAGTAACAGTAATAAAAATAATCTATTTGTTACCTTGTCCGCTAGAAATTTAGATAAAAATTTAAAAATTATTTCAACTTCAAAAACAAAAGCAGAAGCAAAAAAATTACTTATAGCAGGAGCAACAAAAGTTTTAAATCCAAATGAACTTACTGCACAAAGAATATATAGATATATGACTAAGCCTCTTATGTTAAAAGTTTTAGATGAGATATTATTTAGTAAATCAGATTTAAATATTTCAGAAATTTATATAAATAAAGAATCTATGTTAAATGGAAAATTTTTAAAAGATATAACTATTCATAAAAAATACAATATTTTACTTATTGGGATTATGGATAAAGAGTTGGGAGAACAATTTATCTTTAATACAAAAGGGATAAATCATAAAATTGACGAAGGAGATATATTGGTTGTGGTTGGGCAAAATGCCGAGTTAGTTGAGTTTAGAGAGTATATAGGAGGAGTTGGCGCATGATGCAATTTAACTTTTTTTTGAAGTTACTAAGAGAGTCGTTTAGGGATTTATTACCAATTATAATAGTAATTTTATTTTTTCAATTAGCTATTATTCAAGCAGTACCAGATGGATGGGTATCTACTACTATTGGTTTAGGTATAGTAGGAGTTGGGCTTGCTATTTTTTTACAAGGTCTGGAAATAGGAATATTCCCTGTTGGAGAAGGTTTAGCTAGAGATTTTGCAAAAAATGGTTCTATGGCTTGGGTATTATTTTTTGGTTTTTTAATTGGATTTGGTACAACAATAGCTGAACCAGCCCTAGCTGTAATTGCTGATAAAGCAGCATCTATCTCTAGTGGTAGAATTGATGCAACAATATTAAGGTTGGTTGTTGCAGGTTCTGTTGGTTTTGCAATACTTCTTGGGGTATTTAGAATCTATAAAGGTCATGGTATACACTACTATATTATGGCAGGATATATTCTAGTTGTTGGTGTAACTTTTTTTGCTCCTCAAGAGATTATTGGATTAGCATATGATTTAGGTGGAGTAACTACTTCAACTGTAACTGTACCTTTAGTTGCTGCATTAGGAATTGGTTTAGCATCTTCAATTAAAGGGAGAAATCCTGTAATTGATGGATTTGGTCTTATTGCTTTTGCTTCATTAACACCAATGATTTTTGTACAAATCTATGGAATTGCTGTTTATAATCTAGTTGAAGCAAAAGAGGTAGCACAAGTAGTTGTTGAAGCTAATGTATCTGTATCTACAACTATCACTATTGAATCTGTTCTTCATGGTTTAGGTTCAGTTGTTAAAGATGTTGCGCCTATTTTATTAATTATTCTATTTTTCCAATATGGAGTGATTAAAAAAAGAATTGACAATCTAAAAACAGTAATTTTTGGATTTGTATTAGTAGTTGTTGGTTTATATGCTTTTATTCTTGGTTTAGAAATGGGGTTATTTACTCTTGGTGAAACTATGGCATATCAACTTACTAAAAGGGATTCAGTTTTTGTAATTTATGCTTTTGCGTTTGCTATTGGTTTTTCTACAACTATGGCAGAGCCAGCTCTTATGGCAATTGCAAAAAAAGCAAAAGAGATAAGTGATGGTAAAATCAATGATTTTGCCTTAAGAATCTTTGTTGCCTTTGGTGTTGCAATTGGTATTGCCCTTGGAGCATTTAGGATTGTAGATGGTGGACATATTCATTACTATATTATATTTGGATATATATTAGTTATTACCTTAACTTGGGTTGCTCCAAAATATATTATTCCAATAGCCTATGATAGTGGTGGGGTTACAACTTCAACTGTAACAGTTCCTTTAGTAGCAGCTCTTGGTATTGGACTAGCAACAAATATTGAAGGAAGAAGCCCTTTAATTGACGGATTTGGACTTATTGCTTTTGCTTCATTATTTCCAATGATTACAGTTATGCTTTATGGTATTATTATTGAAAAACTTGGTGTTAAATCAGATACTGAAATTGAAGCTGCAAATATTTTAAGAGATGCATTAATTGATGCAGAAAATATGGATTTAGCTACTGTGAATATAGATGGAAGTGATAGAAGACACTCTTTACCTATGGACTTTTCAGCTGTGGTTATAATTGTACCAAATGATAAAAAAGTTGATGCAATACAAGCAGCTAATAAAGCAGGAGCTCCTGGGGTTACTGTTCTTAGAGCAGATGGAATTGGACTTGGTCAAATGGATAACTACTATAGACCATCTTTTGAAGCAAATCAGGTTGTATTATTATTCCTATTACCTCAAAGTTTAGTTAATCCAGTTATAAAATCTATTATTCATACACTTCACTTAACAACTACAGGAAAAGGTATAGCTTTTGCTTTCCCATTATCACACATGAAAGGGATTAGTTTAAGTAGACATGATATTTTTGTAAATAGAAAAGATCATAAAAATCCTGAAAACAACACAGAGAAGTTAATAAAAGAGGAAGAGGAAAAATTAACTTCAAAAATTGTGGAACCAGTTTTAAATGATTCAGATAAAGAGTAAAGAGGAGATAGAAAATATTATTAATACAGGTAATCCTGTATTAATATATTTTTCTGGGGAAAATTGTTCTGTTTGCAAAGCTTTGAAACCAAAAGTTGAAAGTGCAATTGTAGAAAATTTTTCACAAATGGAAAATTATGAAGTAAAAGCTGATGTTTATAAAGAGATAGCAAGCAATTTTTCGGTATTTTCTATTCCTACTATATTAGTTTTTTTTGATTCAAAAGAGTTTTTTAGGAAGAGTAGAAATATCTCTATACAAGCTTTTATTGAAGAACTAAAAAGACCATATTCACTTTTTGTAGATTAGGAAGATTATGAAAGCAAATATTATTATATTAGCTATTATTTTTATAGCAATGCAATTTTTTACAATAGATAAAACAAATGAAACTACACCTAAAGAGTTAGAGATGAAAATGCCAGAGAATATCTCAACTTTAGTTAAAACAGCATGTTATGATTGCCATTCAAATGAAGTAAAATGGCCTTGGTATTCTAATATTGCACCATTTTCTTGGGTTATAAATACCCATGTAAAAGATGGAAGAAAAGCTTTAAACTTCTCTGAATGGGAAAACTATACAAAAGAAGAAAA is a window of Halarcobacter sp. DNA encoding:
- the ftsH gene encoding ATP-dependent zinc metalloprotease FtsH, giving the protein MSDKNNKNGGDNNNNFFNNNPLLVFVIFSIVTIFVFKAVFPEGNGQSIMGQNSSMSSFGQTKNKTVPYSDLKKLINNGGIEYVGIGNTQIKAVGKPSGGQVTTYTARRVVPDDTLIPSLEEKGIAYGGINEENLIADILFGWVLPIFIFFAIWMFLARRMSKSMGGGSGGILGIGSSKKMINSEKPNVTFDDMAGNHEAKEEVQEVVDFLSAPERYIKLGAQIPKGVLLVGPPGTGKTLLAKAVAGEADVQFLSVSGSAFIEMFVGVGASRVRDLFEQAKKVAPAIIFIDEIDAIGKSRASGGPMGGNDEREQTLNQLLAEMDGFSTESAPVIVLAATNRPEVLDPALLRPGRFDRQVLVDKPDFEGRKEILNVHIKNVKLGKDVDLEEVARMTAGLAGADLANIVNEAALLAGRASKEEVNYEDFKEAVERQIAGLEKKSRRISPKERKIVAYHESGHAVIAEITKGAKKVNKVSIVPRGLAALGYTLNTPEENKYLMQKHELIAEVDVLLGGRAAEQVFIGEISTGAGNDLERATDIIKSMATIYGMSDIAGLMVLEKRQNQFLGGQTQKDFSDEMAKNLDEYVKNVLNERYEAVLKALEDNKDAIEEMTKELLDVEVITGQRVRDIIKDHGGEVFEEEDLHTEALNEEENSEDVTEESETETTEESSTEVNEENSTKDEEISSNEDEIKEDKKD
- a CDS encoding phosphatidylserine decarboxylase, with product MYDSFVAKEGKGKIQILFLLLVFFYIIDCEFLSFISFVALLFTIYIYRFKFVDITTLKIDEIYSPIDGEIVSIDTNGFKKSITIDVSILDTHILRSLDTSKVQFISKKGTNLPLGSYKAKKLNETLEIKYENMKMKLISSLFNPTLDFHKKETYKKGEKITIFIHGQIIIDFESNLEINVSVHDKVISGKTVIAKKLKNS
- a CDS encoding 2-isopropylmalate synthase, with the translated sequence MDNNKIYVFDTTLRDGEQSPGCSMNTEEKIKVALQLEKLGVDVIEAGFAAASPGDFDAVSRIAEVVKKSSICSLSRAVENDIKQAGLAVQNAPLHRIHTFIATSPIHMKYKLKMSEDEVIKRAIHAVEYAKTFVDDVEFSLEDAGRSEISFMKEVMDAVIGAGASTINLPDTVGYRLPTELGAMVKELSEFAGDRARISVHNHNDLGLATANTLAAVMNGARQIEVTINGLGERAGNSALEEAVMAIKTRKDAFGGLYTDINTPEIYPTSRLVATITGVEPQQNKAIVGKNAFAHESGIHQDGVLKHQETYEIMKPEDVGVFKDSTLILGKHSGRAAFRDKINQLGFDKVSEEELNAVFEKFKVLADKKKDVTDDDVRMLITDEALNSDKTYELVGLQISDCSNGMPMAAVTIKYKDQIMQDANIGDGTMDAIFKTIDRLTGYDGQLKDYKVLSVTEGKDALAKVTTRVSFDDKSPEFVGHGLSIDTMLATARAYVGAVNSYLSQKERLAKKTEHQV
- a CDS encoding NAD-binding protein; the encoded protein is MKNIIVNGFYKLDSSLKYTSFKEFTRNILENNHYKYKKYFDFCMIFLVLSTIGILIYEVNHTKVEVLNTYEYFAIVIFLFEWIGRLWVYSDVRKRVILDYEESLFLAKDYKLSKSLKKAFKEKLEFIFSPMSIIDLLAILPAYRPLRVLRIFLLFRLFKIIRYTSSLKEFLNIFVERKFELYTLAILSGIVIFFGSTIMFVYEGPEGVNDKVNHFFDAVYWSLITISTVGYGDIVPITPEGKFVTLILVINGFLVIAFSTSIVTTALAQRMETIKKNRVKNEVNKLEEFVIICGYDIMAKNLVRELTKHKKKVLIIDDDENSINLAQNDNLLAILDDPTNMDFLKKVGVGEGASTIITLSEDDATNLSIVLGARALDSNIKIITLVNDPEVENKLKLAGADFTINSNEISAYVAGEYIGQPVAFEAVDGILLNDEISAEVDEIEIVEEMNILNKDINLINFENYNLTLIGIINNSNKYEFIFNPVNINYTLKQKDILIVIGFKESLKELRSDLLTKDF
- a CDS encoding NAD-binding protein, translating into MKKSVVIYGYSILGSKIAKVLDEKGYKVIVISFVDEQVIKAKKDGYEVINSTLLNDDELLEIGIGKDVDSLFCVSNSNKNNLFVTLSARNLDKNLKIISTSKTKAEAKKLLIAGATKVLNPNELTAQRIYRYMTKPLMLKVLDEILFSKSDLNISEIYINKESMLNGKFLKDITIHKKYNILLIGIMDKELGEQFIFNTKGINHKIDEGDILVVVGQNAELVEFREYIGGVGA
- a CDS encoding DUF1538 family protein; its protein translation is MMQFNFFLKLLRESFRDLLPIIIVILFFQLAIIQAVPDGWVSTTIGLGIVGVGLAIFLQGLEIGIFPVGEGLARDFAKNGSMAWVLFFGFLIGFGTTIAEPALAVIADKAASISSGRIDATILRLVVAGSVGFAILLGVFRIYKGHGIHYYIMAGYILVVGVTFFAPQEIIGLAYDLGGVTTSTVTVPLVAALGIGLASSIKGRNPVIDGFGLIAFASLTPMIFVQIYGIAVYNLVEAKEVAQVVVEANVSVSTTITIESVLHGLGSVVKDVAPILLIILFFQYGVIKKRIDNLKTVIFGFVLVVVGLYAFILGLEMGLFTLGETMAYQLTKRDSVFVIYAFAFAIGFSTTMAEPALMAIAKKAKEISDGKINDFALRIFVAFGVAIGIALGAFRIVDGGHIHYYIIFGYILVITLTWVAPKYIIPIAYDSGGVTTSTVTVPLVAALGIGLATNIEGRSPLIDGFGLIAFASLFPMITVMLYGIIIEKLGVKSDTEIEAANILRDALIDAENMDLATVNIDGSDRRHSLPMDFSAVVIIVPNDKKVDAIQAANKAGAPGVTVLRADGIGLGQMDNYYRPSFEANQVVLLFLLPQSLVNPVIKSIIHTLHLTTTGKGIAFAFPLSHMKGISLSRHDIFVNRKDHKNPENNTEKLIKEEEEKLTSKIVEPVLNDSDKE
- a CDS encoding thioredoxin family protein; the encoded protein is MIQIKSKEEIENIINTGNPVLIYFSGENCSVCKALKPKVESAIVENFSQMENYEVKADVYKEIASNFSVFSIPTILVFFDSKEFFRKSRNISIQAFIEELKRPYSLFVD
- a CDS encoding heme-binding domain-containing protein — its product is MKANIIILAIIFIAMQFFTIDKTNETTPKELEMKMPENISTLVKTACYDCHSNEVKWPWYSNIAPFSWVINTHVKDGRKALNFSEWENYTKEEKEKKIKEIFRTAYAAMPLRSYLWVHNEADLTMEQRKMIRDWTGVRR